A DNA window from Balaenoptera acutorostrata unplaced genomic scaffold, mBalAcu1.1 scaffold_1111, whole genome shotgun sequence contains the following coding sequences:
- the LOC103012364 gene encoding LOW QUALITY PROTEIN: serine protease 40-like (The sequence of the model RefSeq protein was modified relative to this genomic sequence to represent the inferred CDS: substituted 1 base at 1 genomic stop codon): protein MSCQSCLKGYEEGQGGLRAGLRWGQGKVRRGQAGVRRESATLAMGTEAWIAQGRGQPVALLWLLLLPVATLELRGSLATATAAPGWAPGAGGAVEGSAPTPEAQRLAPGATGGRGVSTVCGKPKVMGKIYGGQDVVAGQWPWQASLQYXGSHVCGAVLINSHWVVSTAHCFLKKSHAPENYRVLLGSTQLHQHTQHTQEMSLSRIIMHPDFEKLHPFGSDIAMLQLLFPVNFTSYIIPACLPVPGMQLPSNSSCWITGWGMLNEETPLLEPFHLQEGKVGFIENKFCNIFYGLRKGKNFSVHEDMLCAGDFSTGKAICQAEDTIELATQEPQHMAPPAPLSLSVTTACLRGSI from the exons AGTTGtttaaaaggttatgaagaaGGTCAGGGTGGGCTGAGGGCTGGGCTGAGGTGGGGTCAGGGCAAGGTCAGGCGGGGCCAGGCTGGGGTCAGGCGGGAGTCAGCAACCCTGGCAATGGGCACGGAGGCGTGGATCGCCCAAGGCCGAGGCCAGCCTGTGGCCCTTctctggctgctgctgctgcccgtgGCCACCCTGGAGCTGCGAGGGTCCCTGGCCACGGCCACGGCCGCCCCCGGCTGGGCTCCAGGCGCGGGCGGGGCGGTGGAGGGCAGCGCTCCGACTCCGGAAGCGCAGCGGCTGGCCCCGGGAGCCACAG GTGGCAGGGGAGTCTCCACAGTGTGCGGGAAACCCAAGGTGATGGGGAAGATCTACGGTGGCCAGGACGTGGTGGCTGGCCAGTGGCCATGGCAGGCCAGCTTGCAGTACTAGGGCTCACACGTCTGTGGAGCTGTCCTCATTAACTCTCACTGGGTCGTTTCCACTGCCCACTGCTTTCTGAA AAAATCTCATGCCCCGGAGAACTACCGGGTTCTGTTAGGAAGCACCCAGCTGCACCAGCACACCCAGCACACCCAAGAGATGTCACTGAGCCGGATTATCATGCACCCAGACTTTGAGAAGTTACATCCCTTCGGGAGTGACATAGCCATGTTGCAGCTGCTCTTTCCTGTGAATTTCACCTCCTACATCATCCCCGCCTGCCTCCCAGTCCCTGGCATGCAGCTACCCAGTAACTCATCCTGCTGGATAACTGGCTGGGGGATGCTCAACGAGGAAA CGCCTCTGCTCGAACCCTTCCATCTCCAGGAGGGTAAGGTGGGCTTCATTGAGAACaagttttgtaatatattttacgGACTTAGAAAAGGCAAGAACTTCTCCGTGCATGAGGACATGCTGTGTGCTGGGGACTTCTCGACAGGAAAGGCCATCTGCCAA GCTGAGGACACCATTGAGCTGGCCACCCAGGAGCCCCAGCACatggcccctcctgccccccttaGCCTTTCAGTCACCACAGCCTGTCTGAGAGGTTCCATCTAG